In Saccharolobus solfataricus, a genomic segment contains:
- a CDS encoding AbrB/MazE/SpoVT family DNA-binding domain-containing protein: MEEVKVTRNYQITIPYEIRQKLGIKIGDKLIVTVDGDKIVIEKKKGNISSLNLTLGKKITDEEINETINEAGREIADSS, encoded by the coding sequence ATGGAAGAGGTTAAGGTAACGAGGAATTATCAGATTACCATACCTTATGAAATAAGGCAAAAATTAGGAATAAAAATAGGTGATAAGCTAATTGTGACAGTTGATGGAGACAAAATAGTTATTGAAAAGAAGAAGGGAAATATATCTTCTCTAAACTTAACTTTAGGTAAGAAAATAACTGATGAGGAAATAAATGAGACAATAAATGAGGCTGGAAGAGAAATTGCAGACAGTAGTTGA